The following proteins come from a genomic window of Streptomyces liliiviolaceus:
- a CDS encoding nucleoside triphosphate pyrophosphohydrolase, whose translation MEPYSRHGKLVRDRIPQIIREEGAEPVIYTAGREEYRSRLRDKLGEEVAEFLEADKDSAPEELADVLEVVRALAADLGVDADQMEKIRETKASERGGFADRIVWTGNR comes from the coding sequence GTGGAGCCCTACAGCAGGCACGGCAAGTTGGTGCGGGACCGGATTCCTCAGATCATCCGGGAAGAGGGGGCAGAGCCGGTCATCTACACAGCTGGCCGGGAGGAATACCGCAGTCGGCTGAGGGACAAGCTCGGCGAGGAGGTCGCCGAGTTCCTTGAGGCGGACAAGGACTCGGCGCCGGAGGAACTCGCGGACGTGCTGGAGGTCGTGCGCGCGCTCGCCGCGGACCTGGGGGTCGATGCGGATCAGATGGAGAAGATCCGTGAGACCAAGGCGAGTGAGCGGGGCGGCTTCGCCGACCGGATCGTTTGGACGGGCAACCGCTGA
- a CDS encoding DNA-binding protein — protein MVPLEAVQELRARQTASLDHLPVSELAVLRVDVARPVQEPDRLWIGFAASLPPADLLRALRGWWRCDAASVAAAGVLPVTLSGYVVAVLTGLQEWERNDQGRYAFPRARLTGYVTDLVTPPHAGDGRE, from the coding sequence ATGGTGCCGCTGGAAGCCGTCCAGGAACTCCGTGCCCGTCAGACCGCCTCCCTGGACCATCTGCCGGTGTCCGAACTCGCGGTGCTGCGCGTCGATGTGGCCCGGCCAGTCCAGGAACCCGACCGCCTATGGATCGGCTTTGCCGCCTCCCTGCCGCCCGCGGACCTGCTCAGGGCGCTGCGTGGCTGGTGGCGCTGCGACGCGGCGAGCGTTGCAGCGGCCGGCGTCCTGCCCGTGACGCTGTCCGGCTACGTGGTGGCGGTGCTGACGGGCCTTCAGGAGTGGGAGAGGAACGACCAGGGCCGGTACGCCTTCCCGCGGGCGCGGCTGACCGGGTACGTCACCGACCTGGTCACCCCCCCTCACGCAGGTGACGGCCGAGAGTGA
- a CDS encoding NucA/NucB deoxyribonuclease domain-containing protein → MTFTLRGSQQEVLGTAILYVSSSATLNPRSGAWDDDLVVEAVDFTGQLTSLSVAIEASCTSQCTATNKNPWEGNRVLTELAVATGRVSYSNVPAVGVADAATVSYRMTMFQTGTAPVPVPAVNWSNPRPIRCDSALTESGNTSTGCALPSVSPKLELPIATYGAAAATYDWAQYSLPGKWGRYSGQPMTRALDGETRRLKTCGTQSSIPFVRKPADVVPDDSCDEFPFASTWQGGTDGGLCAEIVPLLEDGVWNIYEADPARPVTLTEPCVRGHVPLGVNQLAGTAYSNLIQNQRIINNDPFYLGVLF, encoded by the coding sequence GTGACGTTCACACTGCGAGGTTCACAGCAGGAGGTCCTCGGTACGGCGATCCTCTACGTGAGTTCCAGTGCCACGCTCAACCCGCGCTCAGGTGCATGGGATGACGATCTCGTGGTCGAGGCCGTTGACTTCACCGGTCAGCTGACGAGCCTGAGTGTCGCCATCGAAGCATCGTGCACCTCGCAGTGCACGGCGACGAACAAGAACCCTTGGGAGGGGAACAGGGTGTTGACGGAGCTGGCCGTGGCCACGGGGAGGGTGTCCTACTCCAACGTTCCAGCGGTCGGTGTGGCTGACGCGGCCACGGTCAGCTATCGCATGACTATGTTCCAGACCGGCACCGCACCTGTTCCCGTGCCTGCGGTGAACTGGTCCAATCCTCGTCCCATCCGATGCGACTCCGCGCTGACGGAGTCGGGCAATACGAGCACGGGCTGTGCACTGCCCAGCGTGTCTCCTAAGCTGGAACTGCCGATTGCCACCTACGGCGCAGCGGCCGCCACCTATGACTGGGCGCAATACAGTCTTCCTGGCAAGTGGGGCCGGTATTCAGGGCAGCCTATGACCCGAGCCTTGGACGGGGAGACGCGACGGCTGAAGACCTGCGGTACCCAGAGCTCGATCCCCTTCGTAAGGAAGCCCGCCGATGTCGTCCCGGATGATTCCTGTGACGAGTTCCCCTTCGCCTCAACGTGGCAGGGAGGAACCGACGGAGGCTTGTGCGCCGAGATCGTCCCGCTTCTTGAGGATGGCGTGTGGAACATCTATGAGGCGGATCCCGCCAGGCCTGTCACGCTCACGGAACCGTGCGTCCGCGGGCACGTCCCCCTGGGAGTCAACCAGCTGGCCGGCACGGCCTACAGCAACCTGATCCAGAATCAGCGAATCATCAACAATGACCCCTTCTATCTGGGCGTACTGTTCTAG
- a CDS encoding DUF6461 domain-containing protein, whose translation MTAEPWTLAQSGQFCLTLSAGRSVEDVLEAYGADTARARWLTSEEWFGIYEPSATSTALRAGSLGNWSFCIEFENCIGFTPGIRRALSKETEAFILSRTGHALTTLHYMTDGELVESFEPGNDTPSAPSGRDFAGRVQRLTDSADGVTACLEVLAEYTGRYLTTSLLHGPLLSVTVPDPDRAGLMRADLSRTEGTTASGTSSGLGRRLGTIGQHAP comes from the coding sequence ATGACGGCAGAACCCTGGACGTTGGCCCAATCGGGACAATTCTGTCTCACGTTGTCGGCGGGACGCAGCGTTGAGGACGTACTCGAAGCGTATGGCGCCGACACCGCCAGGGCCCGATGGCTTACGTCGGAGGAGTGGTTCGGAATCTACGAGCCGAGCGCAACAAGTACCGCACTGCGTGCGGGAAGTCTCGGGAACTGGTCCTTTTGTATCGAGTTCGAAAACTGCATCGGCTTCACACCCGGAATCCGACGTGCACTCTCGAAGGAGACAGAAGCATTCATTCTGAGCCGGACCGGGCATGCGCTCACCACGCTGCACTACATGACTGACGGAGAACTCGTTGAGTCATTCGAGCCCGGAAACGATACTCCCTCCGCACCGAGCGGCCGCGACTTCGCAGGCAGGGTCCAACGGCTCACCGACTCCGCGGACGGCGTTACAGCATGCCTTGAAGTCCTTGCTGAATATACGGGGCGCTACCTGACAACATCGCTCCTCCACGGGCCTTTGCTGTCCGTTACTGTCCCGGACCCAGATCGGGCAGGCCTGATGAGGGCAGATCTGAGCCGCACTGAAGGAACCACCGCATCGGGAACCTCAAGCGGCCTGGGCAGACGCCTGGGGACGATCGGGCAACACGCACCCTAG
- a CDS encoding NACHT domain-containing protein, with the protein MMASEDGNRPPPPRHVSQDAKAGPFSWVVQVGGNISVTLFGRRPERLLAAWADALADATRNYWNKEFDLRVPGHFLTVRWKAADPDLVQPWESLTALARTWPGSPVDETTWAGSPGELADATRLADVLHRTPTCRLLVLGEPGAGKTILLIRLLLDLLAQRESSPGTPVPFYVSLASWNPVEQSLHDLLEQSLIANLKGLHRKVAYQIDGVTYRRTIARALLQERRILPVLDGLDELPKEWRGIGVMRINEALGSHRSMVVASRGAALRETLRPEHDAEVELAGAAGVELLPLAVETVLEHLKHATTGPDTRARWDEMAAQIRARPSAASALALTTPLAARLADVLYNLRPREQPSAEPRSTRDVLPPPSPVELFHQRFTTPDTVRRYLLDAYVPALYRDQRAQELHRTRRWLAFLARDVQRRETVQGDGFTPLDWWSLGDAGPRLLPGLIVGALTTAVGVWGLHLPVSAGIGLIAAVAGGLVGRRLFDSRSGMAMALGGGLIGGLTGTVAAVLLFGAVQGVGPSLTGGLAACITVGSMGGFRAGALGGFTGGFAAVLTGRPEVIAIAPLVNGIGLGLGAGCAAVLAFHSEPARERRWSLRGILTGLAAGLIMGLAATLQAGLRRGLLVGIVTAVLGSIAGGLKAAPPKGPPVFTTPALSLLRDRRTFWATALAGGLAVGVSTGLGPRFPPGQPGSDVIFGLKVGIANAVAVGLAFGFLRAAYGRYTTSRLWLALRGDRLPKRLMYFLDDAHKRGVLRQNGVHYQFTHQNLQERVALYTAQGPAP; encoded by the coding sequence ATGATGGCGTCGGAGGACGGCAACCGCCCTCCTCCGCCCCGCCATGTCAGCCAGGACGCGAAAGCCGGGCCGTTCAGCTGGGTTGTCCAGGTCGGCGGGAATATCTCCGTCACCCTGTTCGGCCGACGGCCCGAGCGGCTGCTGGCGGCCTGGGCCGATGCGTTGGCGGACGCGACCAGGAACTACTGGAACAAAGAGTTCGATCTGCGTGTGCCGGGCCACTTCCTGACGGTGCGGTGGAAGGCGGCGGACCCGGATCTGGTACAGCCCTGGGAGTCTCTCACCGCGCTGGCCCGGACATGGCCCGGTTCGCCGGTTGACGAGACGACGTGGGCCGGCAGTCCCGGTGAGCTGGCCGATGCGACCAGACTGGCCGATGTTCTGCATCGGACTCCCACCTGTCGGCTGCTCGTCCTGGGGGAGCCTGGCGCGGGAAAGACAATCCTTCTCATTCGCCTCCTGCTGGACCTGCTCGCGCAGCGCGAGAGCAGTCCGGGGACACCGGTCCCCTTCTACGTCTCTCTTGCTTCGTGGAACCCGGTCGAGCAAAGCCTTCATGATCTTCTGGAGCAGAGCCTCATCGCCAACCTCAAAGGACTGCACCGCAAAGTCGCCTACCAGATCGATGGGGTGACCTATCGACGCACGATCGCCCGTGCCCTGTTGCAGGAGCGGAGAATCCTCCCCGTTCTCGACGGGCTCGATGAGCTGCCCAAGGAGTGGCGAGGCATCGGCGTCATGCGTATCAACGAAGCTCTCGGCAGCCACCGCAGCATGGTCGTGGCTTCTCGCGGCGCTGCTCTGCGCGAGACCCTTCGCCCGGAGCACGACGCCGAGGTGGAGTTGGCGGGGGCAGCGGGAGTGGAGTTGCTGCCGCTGGCCGTCGAAACGGTGCTTGAGCATCTCAAGCATGCGACCACCGGGCCCGACACCCGTGCCCGCTGGGACGAGATGGCTGCTCAGATACGGGCCAGGCCCAGTGCTGCTTCAGCGCTCGCTCTGACCACCCCGCTCGCCGCCCGGCTGGCGGATGTCCTCTACAACCTGCGGCCCAGAGAGCAGCCTTCTGCTGAGCCACGCTCCACCAGGGATGTGTTGCCTCCCCCCTCCCCCGTCGAGCTGTTCCATCAGCGATTCACCACACCCGATACGGTCCGTCGGTATCTGCTGGACGCTTACGTGCCGGCGCTCTACCGCGATCAGCGAGCGCAGGAGTTGCATCGCACCCGCCGGTGGCTGGCCTTCCTGGCCCGGGATGTGCAAAGACGGGAGACGGTGCAGGGGGACGGCTTCACGCCACTGGACTGGTGGAGTCTGGGCGATGCCGGACCGCGGCTGCTTCCCGGGCTGATCGTGGGTGCCCTGACGACGGCCGTGGGCGTCTGGGGTCTGCATCTTCCCGTCTCGGCCGGTATCGGGCTCATCGCCGCCGTCGCCGGGGGCCTGGTTGGGCGACGCCTGTTCGACTCCCGTTCCGGCATGGCCATGGCCCTGGGCGGTGGTCTGATCGGCGGGCTGACCGGGACCGTTGCAGCGGTACTGCTGTTCGGTGCCGTGCAGGGTGTGGGCCCCTCGTTGACCGGTGGGCTGGCTGCCTGCATCACCGTGGGCTCGATGGGCGGCTTCCGGGCCGGCGCACTGGGCGGATTCACGGGAGGCTTCGCCGCGGTCCTCACCGGCCGGCCGGAGGTGATCGCCATCGCTCCGCTCGTCAACGGCATCGGCCTGGGCCTGGGCGCCGGATGCGCCGCGGTGCTCGCCTTTCACAGCGAACCCGCGCGCGAGCGCCGCTGGTCCCTGCGCGGCATCCTGACGGGCCTGGCCGCAGGCCTCATCATGGGTCTCGCCGCGACCTTGCAGGCGGGTTTGCGGCGGGGCCTGCTCGTCGGCATCGTCACGGCGGTGCTGGGCAGCATCGCAGGAGGCCTGAAGGCGGCGCCGCCGAAGGGACCTCCCGTCTTCACCACTCCCGCGCTGTCACTGCTCCGGGACCGGCGGACCTTCTGGGCCACCGCCCTGGCAGGCGGTCTCGCCGTCGGAGTCAGCACCGGACTGGGCCCCCGCTTCCCGCCCGGGCAGCCCGGCAGCGACGTCATCTTCGGTCTCAAGGTCGGCATCGCGAATGCAGTGGCCGTAGGGCTGGCTTTCGGGTTCCTCAGGGCGGCCTACGGGCGCTACACCACGTCCCGGCTGTGGCTGGCGCTGCGCGGCGACCGCCTTCCGAAGCGCCTTATGTACTTCCTGGACGACGCGCACAAACGTGGCGTACTCCGGCAGAACGGCGTGCACTACCAGTTCACGCACCAGAACCTGCAGGAGCGAGTAGCCCTCTACACGGCACAGGGACCTGCCCCGTAA
- a CDS encoding Pycsar system effector family protein, which produces MSLAEDETANVRSELQSANTQASVVLAVVAIAAGAFTDQTTALFDRSWLITSLTTAGILAAAGAVYLLLTVVLPRLDASGRGSFQTWAECDRDQLREALTADYHLDELRVLSRIALAKYRRLRWAGNLLQLGFCLLTAAGFAAAAR; this is translated from the coding sequence GTGTCCCTTGCTGAAGACGAGACGGCCAACGTACGGAGCGAACTGCAGAGTGCGAACACACAGGCTTCGGTGGTCCTTGCCGTCGTGGCCATCGCAGCGGGCGCGTTCACTGACCAGACCACAGCACTGTTCGATCGCTCATGGTTGATCACCAGCCTCACCACGGCGGGAATCCTGGCGGCGGCGGGAGCCGTCTACCTGCTCCTCACTGTCGTTCTACCGCGCCTGGACGCCTCCGGCAGGGGGAGCTTCCAGACCTGGGCCGAGTGCGATCGCGATCAGCTGCGGGAGGCGCTCACAGCGGATTACCACCTGGACGAGCTGCGCGTCCTGTCACGCATCGCCCTGGCCAAATACCGGCGGCTGCGCTGGGCAGGGAATCTTCTGCAACTGGGGTTCTGTCTCCTGACAGCCGCCGGCTTTGCG